The Daphnia magna isolate NIES linkage group LG6, ASM2063170v1.1, whole genome shotgun sequence genome segment ACACCTCCAGCTATAtatcaaatttcaaatgaagTCAGATTgtgtacatatatattttataaatGAAGGAAACATTACCACCAACGACGACAAGTTTGTACTCGGTCATACTTGCTACACAAGAGTTCTGATAAGCAAGAGAAGTCAAAATAAACACAGTAGGCAATTGAGGTTGAAGGGAGTTGCCTAGAAGCACAGAAATGTCTTGACTTTTCCGACTGGTGATCACCGTTGATCATCCACATGGGTAGGCACGATAAATCAGGGTTTACCCACTATGCTTGTTTCACAAAACGTGACAACATACGAACaattggaaaaacaaaaactagcTAGACAGAAGTCAGCGTCGTTAAGAAACAAAACTTGGTACCaaaaaatggtttttctttttctttgggagGGGGTGCAACTGCAAGCTAAGCAATGGTCTGCTTCATCTAGAAGGACGGGTCTCTTCAGCCAATCAGGCGTCAGCCATGAAAGATTTTTAAAGTGGTGAAATAAcaattaatgaaaacattacaagggaaattattaatttttttcttttgataatatcaaaatttttaataagtaTATGCTATTTTAATGATCCGAGATAAAATGCCCAGTCCGCttgcaaacgccatctatctAGAGATTTATTACTTACATAAATTGAACTTTCAGCTTCAGCGTATGGAGTCTATGGACTCCATTTACTACAATACACTGGCCAAAATAAcgaaatatataatatataatatataatattgATATACTGTAGGAAAAATATAACATCCTCCGTACTAAATTTACAAAGGAAATCGctaaattaataaaaattttttctttaaaaatgttcTCTTTATTCTGAAAACTAATTTATTTTCGTTTCGTTTATACCCGCAGTCACCGTTGAATCGAATTTGTTGGGCTTCACGCGTGGGATATTTTCACTTAGTTTGCCTTTCCTTATCCAAATCCAGAATTGCATGTGTTATCTATAGTTCTACCACGATAACATTCTACCTTAAGAATTTATGACCTATAGATTGTCTCTTTCAAGTTGTTGACTAACCTGGCCATCTAACGCCATTTGCCCTAAACTGGTTCATGACGCACTGACAAAAATCGCCCACACCTAAACTGCCGACAATTGTGGCGGCTGCAGTCTGTCCTTCTGCCAATAGACTTTTTATatgaatttattattattcgcAGTTCAAATTAGATCAGTAGAAAATTAAGAATTCAGCGAAAAAGATTGGATGagaaggtaagaaaaaaaaattgatatcATTTCGACCATTCTATTAATTGAAGTTCTGATTGGCTTTCATCTGCGTACAGATCGTATTTTGATAGTTTATTTCCCTAGTTAAAGGTTTTAAGAATGAGCTGCTCAATGATGCCGATGTTCTCTATATTTCTTAATCATAAGTATATCATAACACGTGACAGCAGATGTATTAGTTttgttgaaatgaaaaaattttgtttgggAAGTTCTCTATTAGTCTGTACCCAAGTATTTCGATTACTTGTTTTTGCTTATCAGTAATTGGAAATCAAGGCTTCATTTGGCAAAATGGGCATTTGGGTTAAAACTGGATGCTACAGTTAAATGTTTGCATTATTTACAGCAGTTACCTTTAAAGGCACCTGACAGTGAGAAAAATTTGATGCTGCCATGCCTCTGGCACAGTTTGCAGACCCTTGGCGAAAGGTACACATCAAACAGCAAGCTGAGGTAAGTTAATTTTGCCCCTTTTATGTTTaaatgtgttaatttttatgtaattttttcGTAGCTCAAATATTTATATTCATAACTGTCtgagtttttagtttctttcTTGATGTAAAGTAGTGTTTCCTCTAATATATTATTGTTAATGAATCCATTCCGATATTTAAGAAGTTTTCAACTCCAAATCTCAAGATATCCTATTCAGGAAATGTTGTAAAGAGTTCTTATAATTTAATGTATTCCACCTGTTGAATTtgtagatttttatttttttattttgagctATTGATACATTAAAGGCAGCACTAGATATAGATTGCATGCTAATTCTTGGCCATTCTCACTGATAACCTTTTCATTTGCCTTCAGAACAATACAGAAGAAATGCTGGTTGATGATGTCGAAGTAAGTATAGTTATGCTGCTCTCTTTTATTCTAATTATAAAAGTACTCTTACCTTTACTCATAAAACACAAGAATTTGTGAACATTTACAAAAAAAtctgtaaacaacaacaacaaataaaataaaagttaaattgaatatttaaaaaaatgtgtgaaaATGCAATTCTATATCAGTGGAACAATTATTTGTTATCTAAACATAGACATTAGCAGGATAACGCATTTTGTGTTTACGTGAATGCTGTATCCTTTTGACTGatttattgttttaaattgttctttgttttaacattttatCGAATTTTTGCTCCAAAATATGTTACTGTATTGTGCGCACTGTGATAACCGGTATAATTTTATCGTAGACAAACCATCAACACTGCAATGAAATAGACCGCGAAATTGAACTGACCGATGTGACTAGAGATGGATACGACAAAGCTGAAGCCTCGCATTTTGAACTACTCAAAGTTCTAGGACAAGGGTCCTTTGGAAAGGTGAGATCCATGTCTATTAGTGCagttaatatatatatatatattttcatCCTTTGTGTTATGGATTGTTATCCCACAAAGAATTGTCGTTCCAATATTAAGTTACAGTCGAGCATTTTGTTGTTAGCCGACGAAAGGCCTTCAGGCaagtaattttttattgtagaaAATCGGTTTTATTTATTCAGGTTGCTTCCGTATTCAGGTTAGTAAACACGGCATGTCGTTTTCGTAATATCTGCCCAAATAGGAACTTTTCGACTAGTGATTTATAGCCTTTAGTATTTGTTGTGCTAACAGAAATATGACTTAAAAATTGTCAGATGCATTATAATAAGAGCTATTCTTTTACTTTGTTGTATACTTACATAATTCTGGCCAAAATATTTCTAAAGCCACATACTAAAATTAAGCCATTAACAATTTAGAAAAGATTATTTATCCATTTTGGTTACCATGTACGAAAGAAAACCGTTTCCCTATCATTGTGAAGGTTGAGCTATAAAAGATttaacgcatttttttttttttttttttaggtttttcttGTTCGTAAAATCGTCGGAAGAGATGCAAACACACTCTATGCTATgaaagtattaaaaaaagcTACTTTGAAAGGTatgaatatatattttttcaccTCTGTGTACCTGCACTCCCACTATTATTACTGCCTCTTCAATCTACTAGTATGTTACAGGACAATGCAAGATATGAAATGGATGCTAAATTGTCTATATTCACTAACGGAATGACTACTAATGTTTCTACACTATAATGTTACTATATATTTGTTGGtgtatctattttttttgcatttttcttccAGTTCGAGACCGTGTTAGAACAAAAATGGAGCGCAATATCCTTGCCGATGTTCGTCATCCCTTTGTCGTTAAGCTGCACTACGCTTTCCAAACGGAGGGAAAACTCTATCTTATTCTTAACTTCCTTCGTGGAGGCGATCTTTTTCATCGGCTTTCCAAGGAGGTAATTTTAACAAAGAGTTTCTTTTTAAGTCGCTCCGCAATGGTTTTCTTTAATTGGATCTGGCTTTTTTACTTTGAACTGAAGGTAATGTTTACAGAAGAAGACGTAAAATTCTACCTGGCTGAATTGGCTTTGGCTTTGGGACATCTCCACACCTTGGGTATAATGTACCGTGATCTAAAACCAGAAAAGTTAGTTGCATTATTCCTTTGTTCTGATTTCTGTTTGACTGTACTATTAACCTACTGTTCGTCAAAGTATTTTATTAGATGCGGATGGCCACATATCTTTAACCGACTTTGGCTTGAGTAAAGAAGCCCTGGATGAGAAGAAAGCTTATTCTTTTTGTGGCACGGTCGAGTACATGGCCCCTGAAGTAGTATCACGCAAAGGACATTCATTTGCCGCCGATTGGTGGTCCTATGGAGTTCTTATGGTATAGTAGAAGCTAACGCCTCTCTTGAGTTCTAGCTGTGTAGGACAAAGTGGTTATGAGCTGGTCTGAAAATCAAATTGCTTTTGATGTCTAATCTACAACGTTTAATTTGGATAGTATGAAATGCTGACTGGAACACTGCCTTTTCAAGCCAGTAACCGAAAGGAAACAATGACGCAGATACTTCGAGCTAAACTTGGCATGCCGGGCTTTCTGTCCGTAGAAGCTCAATGTTTGCTCCGCGCATTATTCAAGCGTAATCCGGATAATCGATTGAGTTCAGGTATTCTGAAACCATAAAGACAATTCTTTATTAACCTAATGCTTGAattctatatttaaaattgGTCTTCAAAGTTGATGAAATCAAGCAACATCAGTTTTTCTCTACCATTGATTGGGACAAGCtgttgaagaaagaaattgaacCACCATACAAACCGGCAGTGAGCCGGGTGGATGATGCGTTCTATTTTGATACAGAATATACATCCAAAACACCAAAGGGTATTAGAAGCATAAATTAAGGTTGAATTCGatgtaataatttttttcttgcttgtctCATTCTTTAGATTCTCCGGAAATCCCACCCAGTGCCACGGCTCATGAACTTTTTCGTGGTTTTAGTTTTGTCAATCCTCTTCTAATTCCAGAGGAAGGCAACGGCAATATTACCGCTCCCAGTTGCGTCGTCTCTGGAAGAATGGTCGATGCTCTATTAGCTAAAGTGAGTGTTATAGCAAGTTTTTCAATGTAGTAGTTTCCTATCATAATTGTTGTCGTATGCCATTTTACTAGCTATTTAATAGTTTAATAGAAACTAAAGTAATCGAGTTTTCCTGCAAATTAATGTTCTCTTTTAAAGTTtaacaattttatttatttatttattttctttcgcAATTACAACTGTTTTTTAATCTAGAATTTCTATGCTGCCAAACTCAATTCCATTGCGGAGGATTACGAAATTCTTGAGGAAATTGGAACTGGTAGTTACTCTGTCTGCAAAAAATGCTTACACAGAGCCACTCGTGTGGAATTCGCTGTTAAGGTCAGTCTTTCAAATTATAGTTAGTCGATCTgtttaaaatctaaaaaatttCGTTTAGATTATCGACAAATCAAAGCGTGACTGCCAGGAAGAAGTAGAAATCCTTTTCCGTTACGGAGGTCACCAAAATATAGTTACTCTGCGTGATGTACATAAATTCTAAATACTTTTTTAATGCCTAGTTTTTTCACGATTCTAACAAAGGCTAACATTGTTTAGATCTATGAAGACGAGAGGTACGTTTACCTAGTGATGGAGCTTATGCGCGGAGGCGAATTGCTCGATAGAATTCTCCGCCAAAAGAACTTCAGTGAGCGTGAAGCCAGTATTACTATGTTCGTGGTTACTTCAGCGGTTCAACACCTTCACAAAAATGGCGTTGTTCACCGTGATTTGAAACCGTCCAACATTTTGTACGCAACCACTGAAGCCCAACCCGATTCTTTGCGAATATGTGATTTTGGTTTTGCCAAGCAACTACGAGCAGAAAACGGGTAAAGTTATCGTGCGTCTTCTGACGCCATCCAATAAAATATACAGTAAAATAATTCTATTTCTACAACCAAAACAATACGCAGATTATTGATGACACCATGCTATACAGCAAATTTTGTAGCGCCCGAGGTACTGAAGAGGCAAGGCTACGACAAAGCCTGTGATGTTTGGAGTTTAGGTGTTTTACTGTATACTATGCTGGCTGGTCACACTCCTTTTGCTACCGGACCCACTGATTCTGCTGAAGCCATTTTGCACCGAATCGGAGAAGCTAACTACGATCTTGTTTCAGGTAAGTCTGATTACATCATCAAACTTTTTGGTCTTGGTTATATCGGTTGCTGTTTGACAATGGTAAATGCGTAGGTAACTGGAATACCGTCTCTTCCCCCGCCAAAGATCTCGTTCGCAAGATGCTCGATCTAGATCCGGCAAAGCGTCTAACAACAGCACAAGTAATAGCCCACCCATGGATACAGCAGCGCCATGCTCTGCCAGAAAATCAATTAGCAATGCAGGATGCACGTCTGGTTAAAGGAGCCGTCGCCGCAACATACCGTGCTATCAGTTCGTCGCCTTTAGCACCACACCTAGCACCTGTTCAAACGTCCCAGTTGGCTATGCGACGGCGTAAATCACGTCCTAAAACGACTACCGATATTTAGGCTAGCAAAGAACTCGTTCATTTCAACCACCATAATTTGAATGGTTAACCGTTGTCATTCCAGTGTTTGTTACTGCAGGAGAGTTTGCTTTTCACACAAAATTTTTGCGCCGTGTTAGGTTTTTATATGTTCGATGTTTTTTgcggttatttttttttttcattattattattttttttttttcattttttttcattcttcatttGCTGTTTAATTGTTCATCTACAGATGCCATCACATTTTCATTAAGTTTAACACACTTTTTTAGGGTGCGAGGATTAGAAGTGTGCTGTGCCAAAAGACTGTCTTTTGTCATTGAAAATAATGTATTTTTTCTATTGGCTAATTTGTTGGTCGAGTTCCCAGCTTTTCTTGTTTATCGTAATGTTAAAGACACCCCCATTTACGTGATTGAAAGtccaaaaatgttttctccTTCATGAGGTCCAACATGGTTAGTATGGTGCTTTGAAACGTTGCCCTTctgcaacaatttttttaaattcttcctTTGCGACGGCCTCAGGTTTGTATATGAAAAAATACACAGTTACGATTAAAAGTTAATTTAGGTGTAAAAGCTTAACTGATTTGTCGACGCAAACAAACCAATCGGCCGATGGCGAACTGCTAAGGCAGAGTTGGGTAACCGCTAAAGTAGGGATTGGTCCCATGTCCAGCTTTACTGATCGTCCAAGATTAGTTGAGTTATCTTGgtatttggtgcgggtttACCAGATCACAGGTCGTCCGATTTTACCCGTAAGTGAACGGATTTAAACGCTGGTATGACACAGGAAAAACGGGTCAAAGGCCAGCTTACACCACTTGCCACCACCttgattttcttcttgattTCTAACTGTATTTATACACATAAATTTGCTTATTCCCTCTTGGTTTACCAAGGGGATCTACAGGACCTTTATTCCACTCCCTTTTTCTGAGTTGATAGCATTTTTTGCTTATATCTTTTAAACGGTATTATAGATCTTGATCATTGATAACTAGTTATTAGCGTCTCGTGACACTACTAATTATGAgcacaaaattttaatttattattattaaaaaggGAGATCTGGCAACTCGTTCtagggttttttatttttcagccGTGGAAGCACAAGCACTGTTCTTGGTCTGTGTCTCAGTGTCTGTAGCTCTGTACTGGACCAAATAACCTCTTGATTTTTGGATCAAACCTTCAAAACTAAAGTTTATCTGCAATTGTGATTTTAATTTCGTTTAAGTGGTACACtggtttttatttgtattaCGTTCAACATAAACAGGTGAAGTATGTTAGCATAATAGATTAACATATAGAACAGCCAGTTAATCATAAATATTACACTTAAACCTATCCTTGTGCATTCTCTTGGCAGTATTTGTATTCTCTCCTAATAGTCTCAAATTCTAGAGACACTCAGCTTCATGGCTCGGAGACTCCTTACAAGAGCAGAACTGAGGATGGAAGACTTGCAAGAATATGAACTTGTAAAAAAGTTtcaggagaagaaaaaaactggaatGGATCATGCGAATATCTCAAGTGCCCTAGGAAGGCATGATGATCCCATTGCATCAAATTTTAAGCACAATAGAGAAATGATATATGAGAGAATTGGCTACAACCCCAATCCCAGGAATCctcagtaattttttttaaatcaatacCTATGCTAAGCAATTTatgttttttcctttgttaAGTTAAGGATATAACACTGGAAAACCAGACAGCAATACAGGGAGATGTCAACAATCTTAAATGGCCTCATAAGTTTAGGTTTCTAGCATATAACAACCTGCTGCCCAAGAAAGACATGTAACATATGAACTGCTGAAGGTTTCCTCTTTATCAATGCTTGTTTCAATTAAGTCTGAAGTAAGTTTATTGTCATACAGTCATCATGAAATGATAGTTCTCTGTTGAAGATGGGTTCTTAGGTTAGGTGAAAGTTTAAACAAAACTATGTAGGCCATGCTTTTATATTGAAGCAAGCTTACTTGGTAACACAGCTACATATTTCTATGACATAGCAATACTCTACTTAATGTTAATTTATTAGGATGGCCAATGGTTTCGTGTATTTTATGAGCGATATAAAAGCATTCGGTTTGAAGAACTTCTACCGACAAGCATAGCATATTCTTCCACTTCTTTtacctcttcttcttctacctTTTGGCGTAAACTATATACATCAAAAGTTGCAGCTTGTCGTCGATAAAGGATTCCAACCTAAgaacaaatatatatatgttagAAAATTTAGCTTAGATATTTGCATAGTGAACAAAATATCTTGATACTGAAAGTAATGGTCACCTTTGATATTGACTCGTCTTCGTACACATCTCCAGTCTTCTCCAATAAAACTGAATACTTGTTGCGATTTAGCTTAATTACACATTCTTCGAATGGTTGAAACGTGTAAGTTTCAGGACATAAAAGAAAGGATGGTTTGTACTGGCCCTTATAGAACATTTTAGGACAGGAATGGATATAGAAACCCAGGTAGTACCAACAGAAATTTGGGTCACTAAGACCGAGTTGCCGACTAAATGCTATTTCCCtgtaattaaattaaatttaactaATCGGTTATACTATACCATGACAAAGGCGTACCTCAAAGATCCGTAAGTCCCCAATGAAAGGTGGCTGTAATCTGGATCATAAAAAAAGTACACAGATGACAAACATGTTGGGAGAATATCAATGACTCCGACGGCCACCAACTTTCCATCTATCCAGTATTGCTTAATAGGATAAAAATAATCACAAATTACTATCCATGTAGCAATTAATAAAAATGAGGGAAACCTGATGGAAGGTACCATATCCAGTATAaggcccatttttttttgatgaTTTCTAATAAGACAAAATATAAGTATTTTACAAACAAGATCCTATGGCATAACAAAACCTGTAAGGGTGACTTCACCAAGAAGCGCTCAAATTGCTCAGTAGA includes the following:
- the LOC116924868 gene encoding ribosomal protein S6 kinase 2 beta translates to MPLAQFADPWRKVHIKQQAENNTEEMLVDDVETNHQHCNEIDREIELTDVTRDGYDKAEASHFELLKVLGQGSFGKVFLVRKIVGRDANTLYAMKVLKKATLKVRDRVRTKMERNILADVRHPFVVKLHYAFQTEGKLYLILNFLRGGDLFHRLSKEVMFTEEDVKFYLAELALALGHLHTLGIMYRDLKPENILLDADGHISLTDFGLSKEALDEKKAYSFCGTVEYMAPEVVSRKGHSFAADWWSYGVLMYEMLTGTLPFQASNRKETMTQILRAKLGMPGFLSVEAQCLLRALFKRNPDNRLSSVDEIKQHQFFSTIDWDKLLKKEIEPPYKPAVSRVDDAFYFDTEYTSKTPKDSPEIPPSATAHELFRGFSFVNPLLIPEEGNGNITAPSCVVSGRMVDALLAKNFYAAKLNSIAEDYEILEEIGTGSYSVCKKCLHRATRVEFAVKIIDKSKRDCQEEVEILFRYGGHQNIVTLRDIYEDERYVYLVMELMRGGELLDRILRQKNFSEREASITMFVVTSAVQHLHKNGVVHRDLKPSNILYATTEAQPDSLRICDFGFAKQLRAENGLLMTPCYTANFVAPEVLKRQGYDKACDVWSLGVLLYTMLAGHTPFATGPTDSAEAILHRIGEANYDLVSGNWNTVSSPAKDLVRKMLDLDPAKRLTTAQVIAHPWIQQRHALPENQLAMQDARLVKGAVAATYRAISSSPLAPHLAPVQTSQLAMRRRKSRPKTTTDI
- the LOC116924872 gene encoding LOW QUALITY PROTEIN: arginyl-tRNA--protein transferase 1 (The sequence of the model RefSeq protein was modified relative to this genomic sequence to represent the inferred CDS: deleted 1 base in 1 codon), which produces MNNKANLSIVEYFGSDKGHKCGYCKGSKSNLSHGMWAHTMNVEDYESLINRGWRRSGHYCYKPIMKLTCCPQYTIRCSTNNFRMSHSHKKILKKMRNFLSKDADSAFATNCSSKAPIGKPSSVGSQTLPKTLEDYLEEEYHNPFNKLEIKLVDPTSSEFKKTMSSAYKLYVKYQIHVHHDKEEDLSTEQFERFLVKSPLQKSSKKNGPYTGYGTFHQQYWIDGKLVAVGVIDILPTCLSSVYFFYDPDYSHLSLGTYGSLREIAFSRQLGLSDPNFCWYYLGFYIHSCPKMFYKGQYKPSFLLCPETYTFQPFEECVIKLNRNKYSVLLEKTGDVYEDESISKVGILYRRQAATFDVYSLRQKVEEEEVKEVEEYAMLVGRSSSNRMLLYRS